One genomic segment of Gopherus flavomarginatus isolate rGopFla2 chromosome 11, rGopFla2.mat.asm, whole genome shotgun sequence includes these proteins:
- the LOC127030858 gene encoding olfactory receptor 14A16-like, producing MTNQTSVTEFHLLGFSDIRELQILHFLVFLFAYMAAFMGNFLIIVLVTLDHHLHSPMYFFLKNMSFLDLCYISATVPKSMVNAIMHRHSISFHGCFLQLFFFITFGAAELALLTVMAYDRYLAICSPLRYRTVMNSRACVQMAAGSWLSGALYSVLHVGNSFSLPFCGSNFVHQFFCDIPPLLQLSCSDTHPKKVHNIILALCYGFICFIFIFVSYTHIFNTVVRIPSAEGRYKAFSTCLPHLIVVSLFIGTGFFMYMKPNSRAPSTQDMLAPVLYAVVPPVLNPIIYSLRNKEIKGVLRKVKRQAWNMATYFQ from the coding sequence ATGACCAACCAAACCTCTGTGACTGAATTCCATCTCCTGGGATTTTCTGACATACGCGAGCTGCAGATCTTGCACTTTCTTGTGTTCCTGTTTGCTTACATGGCGGCCTTCATGGGGAATTTCCTCATCATTGTCCTCGTGACCCTCGACCATCACCTCCAcagccccatgtacttcttcctcaaGAACATGTCGTTTTTAGACCTCTGCTACATCTCTGCCACTGTCCCCAAATCCATGGTGAATGCCATCATGCACCGCCACTCCATTTCTTTCCACGGCTGCTTCCTGCAGTTGTTTTTCTTCATCACGTTTGGGGCAGCAGAATTGGCCTTGCTGACAGTCATGGCATATGACCGCTACCTGGCCATCTGCAGCCCTCTGAGATACAGGACAGTCATGAACAGCAGAGCATGTGTCCAGATGGCTGCAGGGTCCTGGCTTAGTGGAGCACTGTATTCAGTGTTGCACGTGGGTAACTCATTCAGTTTACCCTTCTGTGGGTCCAACTTTGTCCACCAGTTCTTCTGCGACATcccacccctcctgcagctctcttgctctgacacacaccccaaaaagGTCCACAACATCATCTTAGCCCTCTGCTATGGCTTTATCTGCTTCATCTTTATCTTTGTGTCCTACACTCACATTTTCAATACTGTAGTGAGAATCCCCTCTGCAGAGGGCAGGTATAAAGCCTTTTCCACGTGCCTGCCCCACCTGATTGTAGTCTCCTTGTTCATCGGCACTGGATTCTTCATGTACATGAAGCCAAACTCTAGGGCCCCGTCCACTCAAGACATGTTGGCTCCTGTGCTGTATGCTGTTGTACCACCGGTACTGAACCCTATTATCTACAGCCTCAGGAATAAAGAGATAAAAGGAGTGCTGAGAAAAGTGAAAAGACAGGCATGGAATATGGCCACATATTTCCAATGA